A portion of the Chloroflexota bacterium genome contains these proteins:
- a CDS encoding acetyl-CoA C-acetyltransferase, protein MSSDVYILSAARTPIGKFGGGLSTIPATELGAVAIRAAVERAGIAGDRVDEVFMGQVIQAGAGQAPARQAARKAGLPDSVSATTINKVCGSGLKAVMLGAAAIRAGDANLIVAGGMENMNLGPYLLPGARAGYRLGNQELVDATLYDGLWCSACDVHMGIHAERVAAKHGVSREAQDAFALRSHQRALAAIASGAFADEIVPVEVPGKKEPTVVDTDEGPRSDTSAEALARLKPAFQADDGTVTAGNSPGITDGAAALVLASSDVVERDGLRAMARITGYAQADVAPEWLFEAPIEGVQRLVERVGIALPEFDLIEINEAFAAQVLADGNALGFDWDKVNVNGGAVALGHPIGASGARVLTTLLYALRHRGGTRGLATLCLGGGGAVALAIELV, encoded by the coding sequence ATGTCGTCGGACGTGTACATCCTGTCCGCCGCTCGCACCCCGATCGGCAAGTTCGGCGGCGGTCTCTCGACGATCCCCGCCACGGAACTTGGTGCGGTCGCCATCCGGGCCGCGGTCGAGCGCGCGGGCATCGCGGGCGACCGGGTCGACGAGGTCTTCATGGGCCAGGTCATCCAGGCCGGCGCCGGCCAGGCCCCGGCCCGCCAGGCGGCGCGCAAGGCCGGCCTGCCGGACTCCGTCAGCGCCACGACGATCAACAAGGTGTGTGGCTCCGGCCTGAAGGCGGTGATGCTTGGCGCCGCTGCAATCCGGGCCGGAGACGCGAACCTGATCGTCGCCGGCGGCATGGAGAACATGAACCTGGGGCCGTATCTGCTGCCGGGCGCACGGGCAGGGTATCGACTCGGCAACCAGGAGCTGGTGGACGCGACGCTGTACGACGGGCTGTGGTGCAGCGCGTGCGACGTCCACATGGGCATCCACGCCGAGCGGGTGGCGGCCAAGCACGGTGTCAGCCGGGAGGCGCAGGACGCCTTCGCCCTGCGGTCCCACCAGCGCGCCCTGGCGGCCATAGCGTCGGGCGCGTTCGCCGATGAGATCGTCCCGGTCGAAGTTCCCGGAAAGAAGGAACCAACGGTGGTCGACACCGATGAGGGCCCCCGCTCCGACACGTCCGCTGAGGCCCTGGCCAGGCTCAAGCCCGCCTTTCAGGCCGATGACGGCACGGTCACCGCCGGCAACTCACCGGGCATCACCGATGGCGCCGCGGCCCTGGTCCTGGCCTCGTCCGACGTCGTGGAGCGCGATGGACTGCGCGCCATGGCCCGCATCACGGGCTACGCCCAGGCCGACGTCGCCCCGGAGTGGCTGTTCGAGGCTCCCATCGAGGGCGTCCAACGACTCGTCGAGCGAGTGGGCATCGCTCTCCCTGAATTCGACCTGATCGAGATCAACGAGGCCTTCGCGGCCCAGGTGCTGGCCGACGGCAACGCCCTGGGATTCGACTGGGACAAGGTCAACGTCAATGGGGGCGCGGTGGCCCTGGGCCACCCGATCGGGGCGTCGGGGGCGCGAGTCCTGACCACGCTTCTGTATGCCCTGCGCCACCGCGGCGGGACGCGCGGCCTCGCCACGCTCTGCCTGGGCGGCGGGGGAGCGGTGGCCCTGGCTATCGAGCTGGTCTAG